From Camelina sativa cultivar DH55 chromosome 5, Cs, whole genome shotgun sequence:
ctaaaccctaaaccctaaaccctaaaccctaaaccctaaaccctatatTTTTGTACCTTATATTTTTGtactatatttttctaaatcctaTTTTTCTGTACCTTATATTTTTGtactatatttttctaaatcctaTACCTTATATTTCTGTAATTAAAAGAAGAATGAGATTTCTTTAATTAATCCCCGGACTCTACTTGCAAAGTTTAAGGAGCAAAGGTGTTCCTCTTTGATCCGCGGAACTTGGGCTAATCTGGACAAACATTAATGTCTTGCAATCTCCACCTGTATAAGTCACAATGAAAAAGACACACACCATTCAGATGATACCAAAGCATGTTCATCCTTCAAGACATAAGACATGATATAAAAAAAGGGTGAACATATAACACTAGCAGAAGCAAAATCATATTTCAACTTAAAACAACCTCCACTTACTATTGCAATTCAACTTTTCCTCATCTAATAAGAACTATGATTCATagtcaattttggttttatctTAATGGAATGGATTCAAGCGTCACAGAACAATCAGAATCCAAGTTAAAAAGATAGGTTGTGATAGTTGTAGCAAAACTTACTTATGCTGGCCTCCGTTAACAGAATCACAGTACTTCTTCAACAGGATCAACACCATCTTAGATCATCGGGTATAGCTTCTCGACACTAGCATCAACGCTCTCCAGCTCTTTGAGAATCGTGGTTCTACCAGAAGATAAAAAACGTCGTGGTGGATCTTGTGGTCTGCTCATTTTGCTAGACACTGAATTATGAAAGAGATATATTATCAGAATCATCAAATCGATTTGATGTCAACTCAAGGTTATCTTATGGGTTGAAGAAAGGACTAATAGGCGAAAAAATACCAAGTTCCAACCTTAAGAGTCTCAAAGCTGAGAACTTCTGAGATCATCTCGAATTAACTAGACAAAATTGCATCCTTTATTATAAGAAACGACTCAATTGTTCTAAAAGCCTGAATCTACATACATTTGACGATGCCCGGAATCAAAGTTTGTTCCACGAAACTTTAAAGTTGCCGGCGATAAGAATTTCACAGGGaaagtttttatctttcttcAAATCCCAGATCCAAATTCCAAAACGAGATCCACCGATTCCAAATTCGAAAACGAGATGACTCAATAGATTTAGTTTTTTACCTCTTCGACTTTGGAGAGATTAAGTTGCAGAGTGGAGTTAATCCAAGCCAGGATCTCCGATCTCCCAACGAAATAAGCAGAATCCATCCATCTCCGATTTGCTGAGATTCgactcgtctctctctctctttctctctctaacgGCTCTTTTGAAATTagaggaaagaaaaataataataataataaaaaataggaaaatggAGGAGAGACGAGAGCGGAGTTTTCAGTTCAAAATGCAAATATCCGAATCTTTACCCGTTCTTGCTATTTCGGATCCGGGTTCTTTTAATAGGCCTATCCATTCAAGCCTTTTTAAATTGAAAGCCCAAAATATTCTAAGACCTCCTAcctcatttcttttatttcttacaaatttttgtttcttccttgcATATATCCACGCCTTTTtcgtcaaattttatttaatttgaaattgaaaatgtCGATATACATACACAATTTCAAGCCAATCCGACAGactataaaaagaataaaaaaaagaacagagttctttataaattaattaatttatttatttataaataaggtccagaccatgaaattttattaatttatagagattttaatttatcgtcgataattgattaatttttaaattattattaatttatcattaattttattaatttttgaagatattctttCGTTTTCATAACTTTGAAAaatttctattacaaaataaaatacttttgttatcattcacattttacatttttaaagaatattctTAATCTATAATTTTGTCTATCATAATAAGATGAATGTCAATTATCCATTAGATTATGtaggtaaaaataataaatgttagaaatttagaaaaaatggCTATTGCTATTCTTCATTACCATGATGAAGTCGAAGAAATATTACATTATTACGTGTAAATCTTGAGCGTGTGATGTGGCCACTGCGCCACATCGAAATTTTCATACATTAttatgtgtttatttatataaggTTAAACCAACATGTTTATTTACAcgtgtttattttgtttatacgTGATATTTGGTTTATACGTATTTATTCATACATTAATACTAAAAAACCAAcccaatatcaatatatttagaccaaaatattttaaataaaccaaatatcacGTATAACAAACTTccctttcttctctttcctcgATTTCTTCTTCGACGCTCACACCATCAAGGCCGGTGATAGCAATATAGCATAGTGCAAGATGTGCATTTGCACTGAGACAATGTTCAATTAGTATAAAAGTAGTGTATAATGAGCAATATGAATAACGAAATCTGGATctgaaaatcaattttaatacgaattagggtttttgtcaAGGAttcgaagaaaaagaagatagatttggggaaaaaaaataaatgtgacCGTTGAACGCTCTCTAATGGCGGCAAGTTTTTTATTatgcatttttaataaataaacttagattagtaagaaatcatttttttcctaagatcatcaaattaataataatgctcTTTTGATACTTGAAAActgatattaaaattattacacTTGACAGCTAGCTCTCTCACACGGCAAAAGAGATTAGTTTTAACACTGGTCATATTGAAAACTTGCAAGTGTTCCTCGTCGCTGAGGGCATCCCCGAAGCGCTGGTGTAAAGTGGGTTTTCCGATTTCCCCTTTTCTCTctcatctctatctctatctctctctctctcttcgcttCAATTCGACCGTTGGACTAAGGCGACATTTTAAAATCCGTTATCTCCGAAAGTATGATAATGGGCTTTATGATTAAAGCCCAATATTTCAACGATATAGCCCAATTTGAAAACTACAATCTATCTTTGCATCGTTTGTTTGCATTAAATCCTTAAAACCTACCCCATCaggttgaaaataaaattgatagTAATTTGTAAATAGTAATTACGGATTAATTACtgtttttatataattcattttCTATATACACTTTGTTCAACAATTTAAGGGActgatttaaatttatatagatttatattttatatctaaatatagtttaatattattattttctacttaaacttataaataataattttaaaattcaacaattaacttatataacatagaaaatagacaatacaaacaaaagtacaaaataacATTACTACCAATAAAATTTAAGACACATAATATGACTTAaactgaaaattaaaaacaacttAATATAACAAATACTAATAATTGATGAATGTTGTGTAATGTAATGttgttcaataataaattttaaatataacatgctaaaatttttttttttttgctaaaaataaaataattggatcaaatttgtaattttaataaataaaggatcattatataaattaataataaaatataagaatattctttttttgagTTACTACAAAATAGAGtcaaaaatgaagaaatgggTTGAAGATGCCCTAAGGGCAGAATTTGGAGCTTTTATTAAGGCTCAAATGATTTTAAATGGAACAAATAACGGAAAATACaaacaagaaattgaaaaacaaagaacTATTCTtcttgacaaaagaaaaaaaggaaatagtaCTCTTATTAATACCATAATAACCAAGCTTAATTGTACATCAATATCATAATCACCAAAAGCTTGATATGCATACAAATACGTAAATCATATATAAGATgtgtgaaaattatatatgttccaTAGTTCATGGACTGTGGAAGAGCTGGATCATAAGGAAATAAATGCACACAACGTGCGTCGCTCTCATTTTCATAAAATGTTTCATTGTCCGGTTGGAGTTTTAATGATGTGGAAGGAGGAGAGGCTGGAAGCCGTGGCTGAGAAAGGCTTCCCATACCTGGTCCAAATCGGAGGGAAGAAGGGATGTGCCACACTCATGCACTTCCCACCCTTCTAAGGCGTGCAATATGCCGGCCACTCTAGTTGCACTCATCGCCTTTCTTGGTAACCAGTTCTGcagaggttttttttcttctaattaggGCTCTTATATCTATAAGAAATTAGTTGGATCGGATAGTTTGTGTACTTACCTCACAGGAGTGGATATTCGCCAGAGATTTTGGAACTATCAAGGCCGGTGTGGTATGATAGATACAATCTTTACGTAACTGCTTGAGGGGGAACTGTGagaatggtataaacaatgttCCTTTTGTGGCTTTTTCCTGCTCTTCACTAGTTGTTCCTTCTCCCACCAGCCATACCTTAAACCCAAATCCATTACTTAGTTAGATTGAAATGCTCTTcagtattttgtatttttaatagaCATACGCTTCTCGAATATTCTCATTCTGCTTTTTTGGCTAATATTACCTTGTTTGATGAGAGTACTTCGGAGGTTTGATAGACCAAATAGTCTCTGCATTCTTGGGGAATGCATGATCTTAGTTTCTCGTACTCGTCTAGACGCAAAGTGGAGACCTGCGCGGATGATATTCACAAGGAAATGTAATGAGTGAGAAGCATAATGGATATCCATATATCATTAATTGTCTTTCCTATTGGACATCATAACAGAggagggaaaagaaaacaaacgacCTTAACGCCTCTCTGGCAGAGAGCAGAGGCGATGGTATAGGCGACCTTAGTGAGATGGCCTGTCATCACGACGTTTTGAGTAGCTTTGGATACACTATTAATCACAACGGCTGCTGCTAATCTACTGCCATCCACCACTCTTACTTTCACTTCTGGATGCTTGTGGATATACACCTCTCCATTCCTGTTCAGCTCCTCCCCCTGTTTCAGTTCACCACAGCTTTAATACTACAACATCTACACAAcgtaaaaccaaaaaagtcaGAGATATATAGTTTCTTTACTTGATTCATGAGACCCAGGCTAAGCACCTTCACTCCTTTTTTATCTGCCTCCAATATCACTTTCTCAATCATGGTGTTGATCGCGTCTTTCCTCCATTTTAACAAGTACTGcatgcatataatatatatatcaccatTAATATATGCATCAGTAAATTAACatgcttctatatatatatataataaattaattcaaaaaaagatgaaataagctgcagatgatgatgatgagNGAACTTGGTGAAGTTCCACTTAATTCTGGAACCCCAAAAAGTGGGTTTATTTAACTGGTGTGCAATTTNTATATCACCATTAATATATGCATCAGTAAATTAACatgcttctatatatatatataataaattaattcaaaaaaagatgaaataagctgcagatgatgatgatgaggaccTGTAGATTATATCTGGGTATCATCCAAGACTGCAAGTTGAGTTTCTTGAAGGAGTTGCTCTCAGCGACAAAGAGGCGGGCGTAGAAGAGCGTGAAGATCATGGAGAGGGAGGTGAAAGGCCACAAGATGCGCATGAACCGTCTATAAGAGAAAGGGTAGGAGGCAAATGAGGCCAAGCCAATGCGCAAATGGTATATGGACTCTGGCGTCGTCAGGTGTTAAAACTAATCCTTGGACTGAAACTTGGCAAAAGATATTAGTTTTAACACTGGTCATATTGAAAACTTGCAAATCCacgtttctatatatttttctttattttcaactttttataatttatgagGCAACGTTatagtgtttttaaaaaaattatatgatttatgaaCATTAAAGAAACTCGATTGTAGAGACTAGAGGatgtgtatttatttatatatataattttgtttttgtggactATTACACACTTTTGGTCTTTCcagaattttcgttttttaactGGAGTTGTTGCTTCATATGCAACCATTAATCCAGTTATTCGATCCAATCAACAGAAAATTTATAGCAATGCAAATAGATCTCAGTTACTTATCAACATGGCACAGCAGTAAGTAAAATGAAAATCTCAAATACATGAACTCTCAGAGTTAATTAACGAAAATAAGAGGTGCACACCACAAATACACATACAGCAAACATAAGAAGATGCTGCGGCACGCGGTGGACGTTCCCGGTAGACGAGCCGAAATNTATAAGAGAAAGGGTAGGAGGCAAATGAGGCCAAGCCAATGCGCAAATGGTATATGGACTCTGGCGTCGTCAGGTGTTAAAACTAATCCTTGGACTGAAACTTGGCAAAAGATATTAGTTTTAACACTGGTCATATTGAAAACTTGCAAATCCacgtttctatatatttttctttattttcaactttttataatttatgagGCAACGTTatagtgtttttaaaaaaattatatgatttatgaaCATTAAAGAAACTCGATTGTAGAGACTAGAGGatgtgtatttatttatatatataattttgtttttgtggactATTACACACTTTTGGTCTTTCcagaattttcgttttttaactGGAGTTGTTGCTTCATATGCAACCATTAATCCAGTTATTCGATCCAATCAACAGAAAATTTATAGCAATGCAAATAGATCTCAGTTACTTATCAACATGGCACAGCAGTAAGTAAAATGAAAATCTCAAATACATGAACTCTCAGAGTTAATTAACGAAAATAAGAGGTGCACACCACAAATACACATACAGCAAACATAAGAAGATGCTGCGGCACGCGGTGGACGTTCCCGGTAGACGAGCCGAAATCAGCGGAGGGAGTTATCTTGGAACCACCTTTAACTCCTGCGTACCGATGTGCAAGGGGAATATattcaattaaccaaaaatcgAGTGTTGCTTGGTTTTGGTGATAAGAGGGGAGTAGGTACCTGAACGAGCACCTGGAGACGAGGTAGGGGTAAGTGTCACACCTGGGGCTGTGGTTTCCTCCGCCGGTGAAGGTGctgttggaccagtggcttcTATTTCACAAACACTCTGTTGTGAGAGAAACAATATTACAATGCATACGATATAAACATATAGATAGGTGTGTTACCGTTGCATTGATTGAGGGGAGGCGTCTGAATGTTGCAGGCATTGGGGAGCTGCAACGCCTGTGTGCGGTTAATGTTAAGGCCTATGTTGGGGATCGGACTGTTGACGGCTGAACAAATGCATTGCGGCGAAGATTTGATAACAGAGTCAAGCTGAGAGCAGCAACTCTGTGAGGGAGTGGTTGAGTTTCCAGTGACGTAGCTGAGGCACGGAGAGAGGGTGGTCAAAGTGCTCACGCATGACCCGCTGGGCTGTGCTGTTGTAACCCCCCATAGAGCTGCCACGAAGGCTACAAATGTGATCGTGCAGTTGCTTCTATATCCCATATTTTTGAGTTATtattgttcatttttttgtgtatttccTTTGGTTTAGTTATATAGGAGGAGACGATCATAAAATGTCAAAGAGACTGGTATCATTGGATGACCTACTTTACattgtttatatgattttatcaaaCCAGTATGTGCGTTCTAGATGCACCTAATATGTGTATACAACTAATATACCTTCTTCAGAACTAAAGATTGTAATTACTTGTTACAAAATTACTAGAAGTATGTACGTATACCAAACTCAgctactttctctttttatttggtttatcttggttaatgaaataaaaaggaaaCTGTGTGTTGataaagagattgagagaaaggaTTCTATAT
This genomic window contains:
- the LOC104788709 gene encoding protein ECERIFERUM 1-like produces the protein HLTTPESIYHLRIGLASFASYPFSYRRFMRILWPFTSLSMIFTLFYARLFVAESNSFKKLNLQSWMIPRYNLQYLLKWRKDAINTMIEKVILEADKKGVKVLSLGLMNQGEELNRNGEVYIHKHPEVKVRVVDGSRLAAAVVINSVSKATQNVVMTGHLTKVAYTIASALCQRGVKVSTLRLDEYEKLRSCIPQECRDYLVYQTSEVLSSNKVWLVGEGTTSEEQEKATKGTLFIPFSQFPLKQLRKDCIYHTTPALIVPKSLANIHSCENWLPRKAMSATRVAGILHALEGWEVHECGTSLLPSDLDQVWEAFLSHGFQPLLLPHH
- the LOC104784475 gene encoding non-specific lipid-transfer protein-like protein At2g13820 isoform X2 — encoded protein: MGYRSNCTITFVAFVAALWGVTTAQPSGSCVSTLTTLSPCLSYVTGNSTTPSQSCCSQLDSVIKSSPQCICSAVNSPIPNIGLNINRTQALQLPNACNIQTPPLNQCNATGPTAPSPAEETTAPGVTLTPTSSPGARSGVKGGSKITPSADFGSSTGNVHRVPQHLLMFAVCVFVVCTSYFR
- the LOC104784475 gene encoding non-specific lipid-transfer protein-like protein At2g13820 isoform X1, with amino-acid sequence MGYRSNCTITFVAFVAALWGVTTAQPSGSCVSTLTTLSPCLSYVTGNSTTPSQSCCSQLDSVIKSSPQCICSAVNSPIPNIGLNINRTQALQLPNACNIQTPPLNQCNEATGPTAPSPAEETTAPGVTLTPTSSPGARSGVKGGSKITPSADFGSSTGNVHRVPQHLLMFAVCVFVVCTSYFR